In one window of Tellurirhabdus rosea DNA:
- a CDS encoding sensor histidine kinase — MPTVNDNWLRLVGVSLMMVLNYLSNGYWKQPLTGPLIAKQGLALLTIVAFWEAGRFLILFFRRKYPTATGRRLVTTVLVGTGATAVLLRGLDVLRHLLLTGSLENIPPERTASITINHLKVSLTILEIDLLRAFFPFIVLLLAYEIFLYAAESRAVAQQLRRAEAEKAELEKAHLLSQLDVLKQQINPHFLFNSLNALNALIEIDPPQASHYLQELSSVYRYLLQSSNQPLTTLAAELRFIESYAHLLKTRFGEGFLLAVDVAREYENCGVPPLTLQLLVENAVKHNVAQERRPLKVYIGTDERGWLVVRNNLQRKTVAVASNGVGLRNIVTRYRFIGQPEPVIQDDGAAFTVTVPLVPAAVQPELPTTRV; from the coding sequence TTGCCGACCGTAAACGACAATTGGCTGCGTCTGGTGGGCGTGTCGCTCATGATGGTGCTGAACTACCTCAGCAACGGGTACTGGAAACAGCCGTTGACCGGGCCGCTCATCGCCAAACAGGGCCTGGCCCTGCTGACCATTGTGGCGTTCTGGGAAGCCGGGCGGTTTCTGATTTTGTTTTTCCGGAGAAAATACCCCACCGCCACCGGCCGGCGGCTGGTCACGACGGTGCTGGTCGGGACCGGGGCGACGGCCGTTCTGCTCCGGGGACTGGACGTGCTGCGGCACCTGCTGCTGACGGGTTCGCTGGAAAATATTCCCCCGGAACGCACGGCGTCCATCACCATCAATCACCTGAAGGTCTCGCTGACGATTCTGGAAATTGACCTGCTGCGGGCGTTTTTTCCGTTTATCGTCCTGCTGCTGGCCTACGAAATTTTCCTGTATGCCGCCGAATCCCGGGCGGTGGCCCAGCAGTTGCGGCGGGCCGAAGCCGAAAAGGCCGAGCTGGAAAAGGCGCACCTGCTGAGCCAGCTTGATGTTCTCAAACAGCAGATCAACCCGCATTTTCTGTTCAATAGCCTCAACGCCCTGAATGCGCTCATTGAGATCGACCCGCCTCAGGCCAGCCATTATCTGCAGGAGCTTAGTTCGGTGTATCGCTACCTGCTGCAGTCGAGCAACCAGCCCCTGACGACCCTTGCCGCGGAACTGCGTTTTATCGAGTCGTACGCCCACCTGCTGAAAACCCGGTTTGGGGAAGGGTTTCTGCTCGCCGTGGATGTGGCCAGAGAGTACGAAAACTGCGGTGTGCCGCCGCTGACGCTACAGCTGCTGGTCGAGAATGCCGTCAAACACAACGTCGCGCAGGAGCGTCGGCCGTTGAAAGTGTATATCGGGACCGACGAGCGGGGCTGGCTGGTGGTTCGGAACAATCTGCAGCGCAAAACGGTGGCTGTCGCCTCCAACGGCGTCGGTCTTCGCAACATCGTCACCCGCTATCGGTTCATCGGCCAGCCGGAGCCGGTCATTCAGGACGACGGGGCCGCTTTCACCGTGACCGTGCCGCTCGTTCCCGCCGCGGTTCAGCCCGAACTCCCGACAACCCGGGTCTGA
- the nagB gene encoding glucosamine-6-phosphate deaminase, which produces MDSTTARAGEPIQQAITYEKIPTNIYADAKAASQAVAKEIAALIRQKQAEGKPCVLGLATGSSPKTVYAELIRMHREEDLSFRNVVTFNLDEYYPMEPDSLQSYVRFMKEQLFDHVDIPAGNYFIPDGTVPLNKVADFVRSYEDKIESYGGLDFQLLGIGGNGHIGFNEPGSLINSHTRLMMLDHSTRAAAAGDFGSLAKVPKKAITMGVASILKARRVVLLAWGERKAPVIKAAVEGVVTELVPASYLQTHPNGLFVIDEAAASELTRMKTPWLVDTVVWDNKMIKKAVTHLSLTLGKPILKLTNKDYNDNGMSDLLAQVGQAYDLNIDVFNQLQHTITGWPGGKPAADDTNRPERALPASKRCLIFSPHPDDDIISMGGTFQRLHDQGHEVHVAYQTSGNIAVADDEALRFADYVVDFNERFGIESPQATQIFRDAAAFLRNKKDSEMDTPEVRHVKGLIRRGEAKSTCRFVGIPVENAHFLDMPFYETGKVEKKPLSEEDIRVVMDLIEKVKPHQIYAAGDLADPHGTHKVCLDAIMEAVRRLKHKNFMKDCWVWLYRGAWAEWDIYEIEMAVPMSPDQLLRKRLGIFKHQSQKDGVVFQGTDSREFWQRAEERNQGTAELYNRLGLAEYEAMEAFVRWKF; this is translated from the coding sequence ATGGACAGCACGACGGCCCGTGCGGGTGAGCCGATTCAACAGGCGATTACCTACGAAAAAATTCCGACCAATATTTACGCGGATGCCAAAGCGGCGTCGCAGGCGGTAGCCAAAGAGATTGCGGCCCTGATTCGGCAGAAACAGGCGGAAGGCAAACCCTGCGTGCTGGGTCTGGCCACCGGTTCGTCGCCTAAGACGGTTTACGCCGAACTGATCCGGATGCACCGCGAGGAAGACCTGAGCTTCCGGAACGTGGTCACTTTCAACCTCGACGAATATTATCCGATGGAGCCGGATTCGCTGCAAAGCTACGTCCGCTTCATGAAGGAGCAGCTTTTCGACCACGTCGATATTCCGGCGGGCAACTACTTCATCCCGGACGGAACGGTGCCGCTGAACAAGGTGGCGGATTTTGTGCGGTCTTACGAAGACAAAATCGAATCGTACGGCGGTCTGGACTTCCAGCTGCTCGGCATTGGCGGCAACGGTCACATCGGGTTCAACGAACCGGGTTCGCTCATCAATTCGCACACCCGCCTGATGATGCTCGACCATTCGACACGAGCCGCCGCCGCGGGCGACTTCGGCAGTCTGGCTAAAGTGCCCAAGAAGGCCATCACGATGGGGGTTGCTTCCATTCTGAAAGCCCGTCGTGTGGTGCTGCTGGCCTGGGGCGAGCGCAAAGCGCCGGTCATCAAAGCCGCCGTGGAAGGCGTAGTGACCGAACTGGTGCCGGCTTCGTACCTGCAGACGCATCCCAACGGCCTATTTGTCATCGACGAAGCCGCCGCTTCGGAGCTGACCCGCATGAAAACGCCGTGGCTGGTCGATACGGTCGTCTGGGATAACAAGATGATCAAAAAGGCCGTCACGCACCTGTCGCTGACCCTCGGCAAGCCTATTCTGAAACTGACCAACAAGGATTATAACGACAACGGGATGAGCGATCTGCTGGCGCAGGTCGGGCAGGCGTACGACCTCAACATCGACGTTTTCAACCAGCTTCAGCACACGATTACGGGCTGGCCGGGCGGTAAACCGGCTGCCGACGACACCAACCGTCCCGAACGCGCCCTGCCCGCCAGCAAGCGCTGCCTTATTTTCTCGCCGCATCCCGACGACGACATCATCTCGATGGGCGGCACCTTCCAGCGCCTGCACGACCAGGGGCACGAGGTCCACGTGGCGTACCAGACCTCCGGCAACATTGCCGTAGCGGACGACGAGGCGCTGCGTTTTGCGGATTATGTGGTGGATTTCAACGAGCGTTTTGGCATCGAGAGTCCGCAGGCGACCCAGATTTTCCGGGATGCCGCCGCGTTCCTGCGCAACAAAAAGGACAGCGAAATGGACACGCCCGAAGTCCGGCACGTGAAAGGCCTGATTCGCCGGGGTGAGGCCAAATCGACCTGCCGTTTTGTGGGTATTCCGGTCGAAAACGCGCACTTCCTCGATATGCCGTTCTACGAAACGGGCAAAGTAGAGAAAAAGCCGCTGAGCGAAGAGGATATCCGGGTGGTGATGGACCTGATCGAGAAGGTCAAGCCGCACCAGATTTACGCCGCCGGGGACCTGGCCGATCCGCACGGCACGCACAAGGTCTGTCTGGATGCCATCATGGAAGCCGTTCGCCGCCTGAAGCACAAGAATTTCATGAAAGACTGCTGGGTATGGCTGTACCGTGGTGCCTGGGCCGAGTGGGATATTTACGAAATCGAAATGGCCGTACCGATGTCGCCGGACCAGTTGCTGCGCAAGCGCCTTGGCATTTTTAAACACCAGTCCCAGAAGGACGGGGTGGTGTTCCAGGGAACCGATTCGCGTGAGTTCTGGCAGCGGGCCGAGGAGCGCAACCAGGGTACGGCAGAACTGTACAACCGCCTGGGCCTGGCCGAATACGAAGCCATGGAAGCCTTCGTCCGCTGGAAATTCTAA
- a CDS encoding acyltransferase family protein produces the protein MKTHYQTRQSLSPALSHLAFIDGMRALAALYVVIHHASLQIPRDHLAQNWLLPYFAYGRHAVDVFIVLSGYCLMLPVARNNGYLRTDYLMFIRHRFRRIVPPYLLSLALSLLLIATCIGQPTTTHWTICLPVTSWDIVSHLLLIHDLTGSAYKINHSLWSIAVEWRIYLFFPLLVLGFRRWSGSGTTLVTVALSAVLWFVLWQHPVEGISQEACLDYFGLFALGMLAAHLAFSSEQLFGMHPRKGPWYELATGFLALNIWLTPQTGTFTLLPVDLSLGAATAFLLVGLSRRTGSWFKSLLSWDPLVYVGQFSYSIYLIHAPLLQVIELYLIRPLGLTPAGASLFYAFVGTPLVVALAYGFYLLGERPFMTTRQKKPTTRFPGEEPLLRTSQDGVSIR, from the coding sequence TTGAAAACGCATTACCAGACAAGGCAAAGCCTTTCGCCTGCGTTGTCGCATTTGGCTTTTATCGACGGAATGAGGGCGCTGGCGGCGCTTTACGTCGTCATTCACCATGCCTCCCTGCAGATTCCGCGCGACCATCTGGCCCAGAACTGGCTGCTGCCGTATTTTGCGTACGGCCGTCACGCCGTCGATGTGTTCATTGTGCTGTCGGGCTACTGCCTGATGCTGCCGGTCGCGCGCAACAACGGCTACCTCCGGACCGATTACCTGATGTTTATCCGCCATCGCTTCCGGCGCATTGTTCCCCCTTACCTGCTTAGTCTGGCCCTTTCGCTGCTGCTGATTGCGACCTGCATCGGGCAGCCGACCACAACGCACTGGACCATCTGCCTGCCGGTCACGTCCTGGGATATCGTCAGCCACCTGCTCCTGATTCACGACCTGACCGGCAGCGCCTACAAAATCAACCACTCGCTCTGGTCCATCGCCGTCGAATGGCGGATTTACCTGTTTTTCCCGCTGCTGGTGCTCGGCTTCCGGCGCTGGAGCGGCAGCGGGACTACCCTCGTCACCGTGGCGCTGTCGGCGGTGCTGTGGTTCGTGCTGTGGCAGCATCCGGTCGAGGGAATCAGCCAAGAGGCCTGTCTGGACTATTTTGGCCTTTTTGCGCTGGGTATGCTGGCGGCGCATCTGGCGTTTTCGAGTGAGCAGTTGTTCGGCATGCATCCGCGCAAAGGCCCCTGGTACGAGCTGGCAACGGGTTTTCTGGCGCTGAACATCTGGCTGACACCGCAGACGGGAACGTTTACCCTCCTGCCCGTCGACCTGAGTCTGGGGGCCGCCACGGCCTTCCTGCTGGTCGGGTTGTCGCGCCGGACGGGAAGCTGGTTCAAAAGCCTGCTGTCGTGGGACCCGCTGGTGTACGTAGGCCAGTTTTCGTACAGCATTTACCTGATTCACGCCCCGCTGCTGCAGGTCATCGAACTGTACCTGATCCGCCCGCTCGGCCTGACGCCGGCAGGGGCCAGCCTCTTCTACGCGTTTGTCGGGACTCCGCTCGTAGTGGCGCTGGCCTACGGGTTTTACCTGCTCGGCGAACGGCCTTTTATGACGACCCGCCAGAAAAAGCCCACCACCCGTTTTCCGGGCGAGGAGCCGCTGCTTCGGACCAGCCAGGACGGTGTTTCCATCCGTTGA
- a CDS encoding Uma2 family endonuclease: MEALSAPKTYTVQEYFELEKTSELRHEFYRGEIFAMAGATLNHNEIVQNMTFALRDHFRPKGCRVFSESVKLEVIRDVYYPYPDIMLTCHPDDLRAQYVVKHPGLIVEVLSDSTADHDRGFKWQNYQRIPSLKHYLLIFQNEYRAELYSRNVDFWKYEVFTEPSQQIAFEHLDFQLPLSEIYQNVVVGE; the protein is encoded by the coding sequence ATGGAAGCTCTCAGCGCACCGAAAACCTACACCGTTCAGGAATATTTTGAACTGGAAAAGACCAGCGAACTCCGGCATGAATTTTACCGGGGCGAAATTTTCGCGATGGCCGGCGCAACGCTCAACCATAACGAGATTGTGCAGAACATGACGTTTGCCCTGCGGGACCATTTTCGGCCCAAAGGCTGCCGCGTCTTCTCGGAAAGTGTTAAGCTGGAAGTCATCCGGGACGTGTATTATCCTTATCCGGACATTATGCTCACCTGCCATCCCGACGATCTGCGGGCGCAGTACGTGGTGAAGCACCCGGGCCTGATTGTGGAAGTTTTATCCGATTCCACCGCCGACCACGACCGGGGCTTCAAGTGGCAGAACTACCAGCGAATTCCGTCCCTGAAGCATTATTTACTCATTTTTCAGAACGAGTACCGGGCCGAACTTTACAGCCGCAACGTTGATTTCTGGAAATACGAAGTCTTCACCGAGCCCAGCCAGCAGATTGCCTTCGAACATCTGGACTTCCAGCTGCCGCTTTCGGAGATTTATCAGAACGTGGTAGTTGGCGAATAA
- a CDS encoding M16 family metallopeptidase produces the protein MNVFRKSFLSLSAALVLMAPALGQTTKARKASAKPAVVRRTAVPVPAELKQAIPFDPTVKRGKLPNGLTYYIRKNTEPKARAELRLVVKAGAILETDEQQGLAHFLEHMAFNGTKNFPKNELINFLQSSGVRFGADLNAYTGFDETVYELPVPTDSARVFERAFQILEDWAHNITFEPDEIEKERGVVLEEARSRRSAQERMREKYFPLILNNSRYADRLPIGKLDIIRTFKPATLKQFYTDWYRPDLMAVVAVGDFDVAQVEATIREKFGRIPAVKGPKPRTEYTISPHKDTKIAIVTDPEQPNTVVQILYKRPETKEKTLLDLREGMKRSLFNTMLGDRIQELTRQADPPFLFGFSNYGSFLGNLDAFSSYVVAKDAASLKRSLNEILNENARVERYGFTETELERAKKQFMKTIERAYRERDKTRSSVYIGEYVDHFLHDDPAIGIETYYDFQKRYIGGITLGDVNNLAKDFITPDNRAVVIMAPEKEKDKLPSEADVLALVNGAGRDVTAYVDKVVDKPLLSTLPVGGPVTNEREIREIGVTEWTLKNGVRVVLKPTNFKNDQIIFTGTSFGGTSLYGNEDFESARFASTLAHLSGVGEYNQTQLQRFLTGKSVNVGPYISETGEGVGGNTSPEDLETALQLLYAYFTTPRLDTDVIKGFLSNQRAALQNAYATPTPQKIFNDTLAAVLGNYNYRRMPLTLARLEQVKPERALQLYRDRFADASDFTFFFVGNFKEKEIRPLLEKYLGGLPVTGRKESYKDLGIRTPKGQIAKTVFKGIDPKSTVQLVFSGDFDWNPENATQVDALAEVLEIKLTEKLREEESGVYGVSVGGGYSKIPAERYSFRIGFTCAPENVEKLIAKSLETIESLKKTGADERDIAKFKAETRRETEVQLKDNGFWLGYLSSQYLNGDDPTEILREDELLKKVTVESTKVAANRYFAGNYIRVVLMPEKTVKN, from the coding sequence ATGAACGTATTCCGCAAGTCCTTCCTATCGTTGTCTGCCGCCCTGGTGCTGATGGCTCCGGCACTCGGCCAGACAACCAAAGCCCGGAAAGCCTCGGCCAAACCCGCCGTCGTACGCCGCACGGCCGTGCCCGTTCCGGCCGAACTGAAACAGGCCATTCCCTTCGACCCCACCGTAAAACGCGGCAAGCTGCCCAACGGCCTGACCTATTATATCCGAAAAAATACCGAGCCAAAAGCCCGGGCTGAACTGCGGCTCGTCGTGAAGGCGGGCGCCATTCTGGAAACGGACGAGCAGCAGGGACTGGCGCACTTTCTGGAACACATGGCCTTCAACGGCACGAAGAACTTCCCCAAAAACGAACTGATCAACTTTCTCCAGTCGTCGGGCGTACGCTTTGGGGCCGACCTGAACGCGTACACGGGCTTCGACGAGACGGTGTACGAACTGCCCGTCCCGACCGACTCCGCCCGGGTGTTCGAGCGGGCGTTTCAGATTCTGGAAGACTGGGCGCACAACATCACGTTCGAGCCGGACGAAATCGAGAAGGAGCGGGGCGTGGTGCTGGAAGAGGCCCGGTCGCGGCGGAGTGCCCAGGAACGGATGCGCGAGAAGTACTTTCCGCTCATTCTGAACAATTCCCGCTACGCCGACCGGCTGCCCATCGGCAAACTGGACATCATCCGGACCTTCAAACCGGCCACGCTGAAGCAGTTTTACACCGACTGGTATCGTCCGGACCTGATGGCCGTCGTGGCCGTGGGCGATTTTGACGTGGCGCAGGTGGAGGCGACCATCCGCGAAAAATTCGGGCGCATTCCGGCTGTGAAAGGTCCAAAACCCCGCACGGAGTACACCATTTCGCCGCATAAGGACACCAAAATCGCGATTGTGACCGACCCGGAACAGCCCAATACGGTCGTGCAGATTCTCTACAAACGTCCCGAAACAAAGGAAAAAACGCTGCTGGATTTGCGCGAAGGCATGAAACGCAGTCTGTTCAACACCATGCTCGGCGACCGGATTCAGGAACTGACCCGCCAGGCCGACCCGCCGTTTCTGTTTGGTTTCAGCAATTACGGCAGCTTCCTCGGGAATCTGGATGCCTTCAGTTCGTATGTGGTGGCGAAAGACGCCGCCAGCCTGAAGCGCTCGCTCAACGAAATCCTGAACGAAAACGCCCGGGTCGAACGCTATGGCTTTACCGAAACCGAACTGGAGCGGGCCAAAAAGCAGTTCATGAAAACCATCGAACGCGCCTACCGCGAACGCGACAAAACCCGCTCGTCGGTCTACATCGGTGAATATGTGGACCATTTCCTGCACGACGACCCGGCCATCGGCATCGAAACGTATTACGATTTTCAGAAACGGTACATCGGCGGCATCACGCTCGGGGACGTTAACAACCTCGCCAAAGATTTTATCACGCCGGACAACCGCGCCGTGGTGATCATGGCTCCCGAGAAAGAAAAGGACAAACTGCCGTCGGAGGCCGACGTGCTGGCGCTGGTCAACGGGGCGGGCCGCGACGTGACGGCGTATGTGGATAAAGTGGTGGATAAACCCCTGTTATCCACCTTGCCCGTGGGCGGTCCGGTGACAAATGAGCGCGAAATCAGGGAAATCGGCGTGACGGAATGGACGCTCAAAAACGGCGTGCGCGTGGTGCTGAAGCCGACCAACTTCAAGAACGACCAGATCATTTTCACCGGCACCAGCTTCGGTGGCACATCGCTGTACGGCAACGAGGATTTCGAGTCGGCCCGCTTTGCCTCGACGCTGGCCCATCTGAGCGGCGTGGGCGAATACAACCAGACGCAGTTGCAGCGGTTCCTGACGGGCAAGTCGGTGAACGTAGGGCCGTACATTTCCGAAACGGGCGAAGGCGTCGGTGGTAACACATCGCCGGAAGACCTCGAAACGGCCCTGCAACTGCTCTACGCCTATTTCACGACGCCCCGCCTGGACACCGACGTCATCAAGGGCTTCCTGTCGAACCAGCGGGCAGCACTGCAAAATGCGTACGCCACCCCCACGCCGCAGAAGATCTTCAACGACACGCTGGCGGCCGTACTCGGCAACTACAATTACCGCCGGATGCCGCTCACGCTCGCGCGCCTCGAACAGGTGAAACCCGAGCGGGCTTTGCAGCTCTACCGCGACCGTTTTGCCGACGCCAGCGATTTTACCTTCTTTTTCGTCGGTAATTTCAAGGAAAAAGAAATCCGGCCGCTGCTCGAAAAGTACCTCGGCGGTCTGCCGGTGACGGGCCGCAAGGAAAGCTACAAGGACCTGGGCATCCGGACACCGAAGGGCCAGATCGCCAAAACGGTTTTTAAGGGCATCGACCCGAAAAGCACCGTGCAACTCGTGTTCAGCGGCGATTTCGACTGGAATCCGGAGAACGCCACCCAGGTGGACGCCCTGGCGGAAGTGCTGGAAATCAAGCTGACCGAAAAGCTGCGGGAGGAGGAAAGCGGCGTTTACGGCGTGAGCGTGGGCGGCGGCTACAGCAAGATTCCGGCGGAGCGTTACTCGTTCCGCATCGGCTTCACCTGCGCCCCCGAAAACGTGGAAAAGCTCATCGCCAAATCGCTGGAAACGATTGAAAGCCTGAAAAAGACCGGGGCCGACGAACGGGACATTGCCAAGTTCAAGGCCGAAACGCGCCGCGAAACCGAAGTGCAACTGAAGGACAACGGCTTCTGGCTCGGCTACCTCTCCAGCCAGTACCTCAACGGAGACGACCCGACCGAAATCCTGCGCGAAGACGAACTGCTGAAAAAAGTAACGGTCGAAAGCACGAAAGTGGCCGCCAACCGCTATTTCGCCGGGAATTACATTCGGGTGGTGCTGATGCCGGAAAAGACAGTTAAGAATTAA
- a CDS encoding acyltransferase family protein — translation MQTEPKAQAITTERKPQGSPIAGARLLSLDTFRGITVAAMIMVNNPGDWGHVYGPLLHAHWHGWTPTDLIFPFFLFIVGVSITYALAGGDRPGTTGKILKRGLVLFGLGLFLNLFPRFDFATFRIPGVLQRIALVYILCSLIFVRTTARQQGWLLGTLLVGYWLLMTVVPVPGVGYANLEPETNFGAWLDRTLLGDHLWKTSKIWDPEGLLSTVPAIGTGLIGVLAGTLLRSARAEAEKVAWLFTAGCLALLAAYVWNGFFPINKALWTSSYVLLAGGLALLGLALCYWLVDVQGYKRWTPPFVAFGVNAITVFFLSGLIPRILSMIKVAGPDGKETGAKEWMYQTFFVPYFDSPYNASLAGALTFIGIWFGILYGMYRRRIIIKV, via the coding sequence ATGCAGACCGAACCTAAAGCGCAAGCGATAACTACCGAACGTAAACCACAAGGCAGTCCGATCGCGGGTGCGCGCCTGCTGTCGCTCGATACTTTCCGCGGCATCACCGTCGCGGCGATGATCATGGTCAACAATCCGGGCGACTGGGGGCATGTCTACGGCCCCCTACTCCACGCCCACTGGCACGGCTGGACGCCCACGGACCTGATTTTTCCGTTTTTCCTGTTCATCGTCGGCGTGTCGATCACCTACGCGCTGGCGGGTGGCGACAGGCCCGGCACGACCGGGAAAATCCTGAAACGCGGGCTGGTGCTCTTCGGCCTCGGTTTGTTCCTGAATCTGTTCCCCCGTTTTGACTTTGCCACGTTCCGCATTCCGGGCGTGCTGCAGCGGATTGCGCTGGTTTACATCCTCTGCTCCCTGATTTTTGTCCGGACGACGGCCCGGCAACAGGGCTGGCTGCTGGGAACGTTGCTGGTCGGCTACTGGCTCCTGATGACGGTGGTGCCCGTTCCCGGCGTCGGGTACGCGAATCTGGAGCCGGAAACAAACTTCGGGGCCTGGCTCGACCGGACGCTGCTGGGCGATCACCTCTGGAAAACCTCCAAAATCTGGGACCCGGAAGGGCTGCTGAGTACCGTCCCGGCAATCGGGACGGGCCTGATCGGTGTGCTGGCCGGAACGCTGCTGCGCTCGGCGCGCGCCGAAGCCGAAAAAGTGGCCTGGCTGTTTACGGCGGGCTGTCTGGCACTGCTCGCCGCCTACGTCTGGAACGGTTTTTTCCCGATCAACAAAGCTCTCTGGACGAGTTCGTACGTGCTGCTCGCGGGCGGACTGGCCCTGCTGGGGCTGGCGCTGTGTTACTGGCTGGTCGATGTGCAGGGCTACAAGCGCTGGACGCCGCCTTTTGTGGCTTTCGGGGTGAACGCCATCACGGTTTTTTTCCTCTCGGGCCTGATTCCGCGCATCCTGTCGATGATCAAAGTTGCCGGACCGGACGGAAAGGAAACGGGTGCGAAAGAGTGGATGTACCAGACCTTTTTTGTGCCGTACTTCGACAGTCCGTACAACGCCTCGCTGGCCGGCGCCCTGACCTTCATCGGCATCTGGTTCGGGATTTTGTACGGGATGTACCGGCGGCGGATCATCATCAAAGTGTAG